GACGGAGCTCGCAGATATTCAACCCATATTGTCGCTAGCTGCGTGCCGCCTTGAGTCAATAGCATtcatcatttttaaacatttgccATCCCTTTCCATATCTCTGGCCTTGCATTCGTAAACAAGCTTGTGGGCAAACTGTAAGATGAAAACAATCATCAAAATGTTAGAAACAGATCATTGTGATGCGGAAAGTATAACTACAATAATAAATCCACTAGTCAATGAACGCCTCATTACTTCTATAACGATAGACTGTTTATATTATGATGGTAACgtcaagtgtacctaatattgtgtctTGTGAATGTGCATTTCAAACTGACCTGCGCTTCAGAGGTTGCCATCACGACTGCTTTCACCCGATTGGCTTGGGACAACACAAGCCAGTGTTGTTATTTACACAGTGACACCAGCCTTGCCGGAACATAGCTGGACTTCCCATTCCAAATAATATTCATCCGGAAAAGCTGCTTGTATCCGTTTCAAGTCAGCCTACTGACAAATGCAAGTATTCCACTTTAATCATCAACAATTCTTGTTACGGGATACATTGTTACaagcttttgtttacatttacacaaaacGACTATACTGGTTTTGTTTACAAACCACACTTGCCCCCACCCCAATTGTACACACTAGAGCTCCACTCGGGTGTCATCCTACTGTACTGTTCCTCCCATAGTCATACTATAATACTACTGACGCTTTTAAGGATACTGTTGGAGGGCTCATTATCgaattataatacatatataatttaaaggggacctatattgctcatttttctaccctttgtattgagttgtggtctcctatagagcagctacacacaataacccacacataaaactttttagattttccagaatctgcacctattccagctgtatttcctttgattgttgcttcctgccaaaacgatctgttttaatttattccacccacggctcgCCTTCGGGCATGTCCACTCCGCAGTGATTAGTCACAcgtccaaagtgcttcctaactataaaccatataaggaagtccgctcttctttttaccacgccttctgaaaccaagcgttttgagccataccAAACTTCTCTaaatacacaaacctcattatctgaaattttcgCATGGTTTAACtcgggaatacaacattcgaactacatttataggtcaaaaaagatCGAAATAGGTCCCAAAAAAACCACAACAATTAAATGGCAATATTTGACCAATCACGTCAGTTCTGACAGAACTATAGATgagatgaagaaaaacacatgttCACGTCTTAACCTTATGTTTGCCAAGCCTTAAAGTCATGCCACCATCAATGACACGAGTCACCTTAaagcaggaataggtgcagattctgcaaaatctaaaaagttttctgtgcaggttattgtgtgtagctgctccacaactcaatacaaagggtagaaaaatTAGCACAATTGAATATGAACCAATAGATGtataatttatatgtatgtatatatgtatgtatgtataattttCTGGAAAAGCACTATGTATACAAAAGTGCAAGAAAATGCGGTGGTTTTTACGTACTGAACACATCAACGTTACATGAACGAATGTCCAAAATGACACagtctttcatttttttggttttgtttctaAAGCTGGAGAAGCGTAAACCTGTTaggcgaggcccccccggggcTGAAGACGGTAATGCAGGTTGGACAAACTGCTGCTGGTTTATTGAAACAAAAGATGGCAAGACTTTCAAatgaaaatactaaaatactggtgattaaaaaaaacacagtgcgGCTCAGACCATCACAAAGTTGATTCTTCTATTGCACGGCCATGATCTTAGATACTTGATCCCCTAAGGAGCTGCACCACCCCGCACATCCCAATGTGAGTCAATATTTAACTGTGTGACACACTTTGCATCACACACACCAATCATCCCCAggctgtttacatttttgttctaaaaaaaaaacagggaattTTATCTAGATGGACTTCAGCAGTTCAGTTAATTAACTGATAGGACAAATGGGATTTTGCACATTATTTCTAAATGAGAAGAAAACGGAGGGGTTGGGGGGAGTAGGAATTCCAAGGGTAGATGGAGCGATACAAGCGGGAACAAACAGGGACTTTGTGTAGCTCTCATCGTTCACACAGATGGAGGAGGAACACCTGCTGGACAGCATCACAGCATCTGAGCCATGTTTCtgctgttccagggtcaaactgtggcatGCATTAACCATGTACTTATTCGACTTAGTGTTCATCCCTTTCCTTTAAGTTACATTCACGCCTCTATGGTCATCATTATAATTTTTCAGCGACTTGAAAggtagtatatgtagtatagtaAATCtgagagatgaaaaaaaaatagctataGCTAGCAGGCACAGCACCATCAATTGAATTGTAGTGTTGCTAGGTAGATATAATTTCTaaatgtacatactgtagtCAAAGTAAGTAGGCAAATATAGTGCCCTAGTTAGGAGTGGAAAAACAGAGTCGGGAGGGACAGGAAGTCAGAGACACATTCATGAAATGAGTTGTACATCATCAGAAACAATACAGCTATTTTTCTGCTAGTTACGCCCATGCTAGCAAAGCAGAGGACTACACTACCCAACCAAGCAGTGAAAGAGCACGGAGAGGGAAAATGGTGCTTTTGAGTCAAAACTctgtataatataaaatgtgtatCGTAGACAACTAGCTTATTCCCACCAAAATGCTACATTATCTGCTAGCTAGCAGGCACGGTGACATTTTAACCCCATTAAAAAATGTCCTTCATTTATGTCTTCAGGACAGAGCAGGACATAAGAGTGCACACAAGTGGACACAACACTACAGTTTTGGACTGTAATCCAAAGATCAGTGATGGATCAGTCGCCGCAGGTTTGGCACATGCAGGCCGCCACCCAGGATTCTGGGGGCGAGCTCCAAAAGATGTCCACGGTGAGCCAGCCGGAGTGTCCCATCTGCTACAACACCTATGACAACGTCTTCAAGACCCCCAAGCTGTTAGCCTGCACCCACACCTTCTGCCTGGAGTGCCTCTCCCGTCTCATGGCCATCTCGCCGGCAGAGCATGACATCATGGCGGCAGAAACGGGCGAGGCGGGCACCACGCCGCACGTTTTCTGCCCTTTCTGCCGCCAGAGCACCACCTTGCCCGAGGGCGGGCCACCGTCCCTGCCCACCAACCACGACATGCTACACAAGCTGCCCAGCcaccagcagcaggaggagccaGTGTGGCTGGAGGGCGAGAAGCTGTGCTACAAAAGCGCCGGGCCGGCATCCGACAGCCTCAGCGCCTTGTGCATCTGCATCGACATTGGGGCCACCAAGGCGGCGGGTGACGCCCCCGTCCGGAGCCCGCAGCGGCACGTGGGGCTGCTGCACCAGCTGGCGGACTGGAAGAGGATGATGCTGTTTGTGATGCTGATggtgctgctggtggtggtggtgctgtgGCCGCTGCAGTGCATGTTTAGCACGGGAAACATGAGATGTGCACCGATGGTACGACCCAACCGCACAGCCACCACACCCACAATGCTGACTTTCAAAGCGTTTACCAGGCCTTCTGCTCCGACTCAATAAACACTAAGACTGCCTGGactagactggactggactggactgtacATAGTTTGTATCTGTCTTTGTGAATGACTGACTGCCACCAACTACAAATCCCCACAGCTCCCTCTAGTGGCAGTGTGGAAAGACACAATAAGGCCGAAAAACAAGACTCCTCTACAAACATATTGATAGTTGCACCATAAATCAACATTGCTAgttttgaaattgtattttgtcGAACATTATTTGATGAATAAACAAAGTCAGAAAAAAAGTGCTGTGGGTGGATGATATTAATTCTCACAATAATGGAAATTAAGTAgaaaacataaaagaaaagcATATGAAATGGATATTCATAGTTGATATCCTCTAAAAAAGCATCCTACAAAGTGTTTACACAAGAAAAACGTAGAAAAAAATCCTTATGGGGTGTtaaaaaccaataaaaaaatgtatacatattcaattatattaaatctaaaaaatatatactgtactgtacatacatatatttacaattctactaataaattattttttatgccTATATGTTCAGACTATAGGGACACCCTGCAGCGTGTCAAGTATTTCTTATCTCcaagaatgtatttatttgtttagctATTGCTGGTATATGATTTCTCCTATGTAAAACTCCCCTCATTAAGTTAGTCAGccatgtaaacaaaacacacctaTCCTCAGAGCTGCCAGGAAGTAGCTTCGGTTTTCTGACACCAGACTGATAAAGAGTCATAAAACTGCAAGTCACAGAGGagactcatttaaaaaaaaagaggcaacaTCCTGATTAATGCTGCTGAAAATGACAGTGAAACatggttaaatgctaacatcagATATGGTTATGAATACAAATTGATGGGTAAATCGATCAATAATATAAACGACTAACAGTGGTGATTTGGGGTCGCTACGGTAAGTACAGtaaagtagcctgctagctttAACTGAAGAGgaaatttttttaagtaaaaccaTTCTCAAGTGTATAAAGAACactaaaaattcaaataaagtcacaaaagtAACCATACTCACCCTTTGAAGGCCCCGGATGTgaatactgccacctagtggccttTATCCGGTACTTCTGGAATTGATAAAGCATTGTTATATTTCctctgaaaatgtcaaaattgatATCATGGCACGTTTCCCTTTGCCATTGTATCTgccaatttattttaaataatcttgtttttgctttttaattgtatataataaattatagacGGAAATATTGCCAGTAAATATGTACAATGCAAAGTCgacagctagccagctagctagcaaaCTAGTTGAGGTATAGAACGTTTCATATAGGAAATATGATAGCTAGCATTTGCTACCAATAGTTGTTTAAAAGAacaaattatgcaaaaaaaccGTCTATATTTTTCACAATGCCGTCATGACGTTAAGATACACTCAACGGTTGCTAACTTCAGTAGTTAAACTTAGCAACTATGGCTAACTAGCAAAATGGCTGTCATTAGTGGACAACAAACACTGTCCGGCGTTAGAGGGCTAATACTTGAAAGTGAACGGCATACAGCAGCTTTAAGTTCAAACCAAGGTGTAATAAAAGTCAAAGTAGAAACTACTCACCCAGTGGCTTTTGAAGGTATTGCTGGAATCAATAAGAAGTTCCACATTTTGCAATGAAAAGTCCAAAGAAGGCCAATCAATGAATAGCATGAGTcagcgtatgtgtgtgtttattgtaaCAAACCACGTGGTTTCCATTAGCGGAAGCTGATTGCATCTGCGGGTAAGTACTGGTAAGTACTGGAAGTACTGGAGGTACTGTAGGTAGTCTGGCCTGTACAGCAAAGAAGGCATCTAAGCAGAAGCCATCTGAGAAGGAAGTAAGTACATACACGGTGAGAGGAGAATCACTGCAAACCTCCAGTCATAATCATAGTAATACTTCTAACAAACCACAATCATACTACAATTCAGCAGTTTCACACTTTCAAGTATTGATATTACAATTTAGCATAGGAgacaaagtgaaaataaaaagtgaCATAAATACAGGAACACAAGCCATAATATAGAGGGGGAAACACACATAGATAAGTATCAATGGCATTAAAAAGTACACCacacagaggaaaaaaatgtgacaagatgACCGTGAATGTAGCACGCGAAAATAATTCAGTCAAATTTGAATAATTGATCAGTATCTGGTGTCAGCACCATTTGCCTTTTGGTGATGAAAACGGAGACTAAAATTCAAACTAGTGTTCTTACTTATGGCGTCAGTGACGTGGTCTCTACGTGCTCACAGCGCTGTCATCAAGCCTGGATTACATCCCCCCTTGTGGGTCGAAATTACTTTTTTGGAGACAAATCTATTCTTCAATCTCGGGCACATGGCCATCTGGTCCACTATAATCGCTCCACATTTCCTCTTCCTTGTCTGCTTTGTGAGCAGATGTTGAAGCACATCAGATCCAGATGATTAACAAGGACTACAAGTCAAACAAAGTCCACCGATCTCATTCAGGAATCCTCAACATCCCGCTACTATTTGATGTACCGTCTGTCTGTTATTGGCTGTTATTATGACACCAAACGTGGATAGTGAATGGCCTCATACGTTCCAATACAGAAGGGGATGGAAGAGTGGAACTACTCCACCTGCTGGACAAGGTGGTAATTACCACATAGGTGCATATAGGCAAGAAGCTAATTATATAAtgattacaagaaaaaaagttggggttttacaataataaattgGCATTTTGGATGTGAttttactatataatatattggcaatttttcattcattattttcttgtaGTACAACTTTCTTCCTGTATAACTTCATTCATATAAATTACTACTTTAGTCCTCATATGATATCTTTGTCATATTATAATTACCATGAACTATTCTCCTAAAATCAGGACATTTTTGGGTATTAGAAATTTGTTTTGCCTTGTAATACTTTAAAaacttgaaattattattatttattcaaaattattcaaattatttgtgcaatttactgtttacactgtacattgttgttcatatttgatgtaatctaatTATTCAccactatctatctatctatctatctatctatctatctatctatctatctatctatctatctatctatctatctatctatctatctatctatctatctatctaatataactgtcataaaaaaatccccatactgtattatttctttcaaaattattttttggaaaaattaggactttattctcataaaattacttcATCCATTTTCATATACTACTTAGCTTACTGTTAATGTGACCACTACAAATTCAATGTGCTTGACTGGGAAAATAATCTTAAAAAGAAACAATAGAAGAAGACACCACAATGATGTGGTGCCCATATTCTCGTCTTTTTGCAAAAGATGTTTTTTGGGAATAGAATACAACCTTACATCAGGATGTCTTGTCATTCGACCTTGCTTTGACCTCCTCTTGTCTCCGATCCTGCATCCTTGTAGTGTCATGACCCCTGGTTCAACATCCATCCCACTCAACTCAAGCAGACATAAGCGCAGAGATGGAACAGCTCCATGACTGGCAACAAGGCACTTTCACTGATGAACAGAAGAGGCGGCAGCAGAGCTGTAGCTAACAGGGCGAGGTGGTGGCGGTGTGCTCAGTCCTTCGTAGGATTAGCTCCTGAGATAGCGGGGGTCCAAGCTGGAGAAGACCTGCTGGGTGCGCTCATTCTGGCAAGGTGCACCATGGCGGGGGTTCAGGCAGAGAGCCGCGATCCCGTTGAACTCGTGCTGGAAGGAGGGATTGTCGGCTTCAAATGAGGAGATGCCTCCCCGCTGAAGAGCgaacatggtggacaagtggagTTAAAGGTTGAGAACAGTGACGTGTGATTAAGCGGAGGCATGATGAAAactaaaaaagtaaatattaatatttgtcttaTGAACTGGTATGAATTTAATCCAGTATGCTTCTTGGGACTTAACATTTCttgcacaacaaacaaaaactaaCACGGGTAACGATGAACATTGAAATGATAATAGTAatcgtggttagcgcgaaggcctcacagctaggagacccgagttcaattccaccgtcagccatttttgtgtggagtttgcatgttctccccgtgcatgagtgggtttcctcccacattccaaaaacatgctaggttaattagcgactccaaattgtccataggtatgaatgtgagtgtgaatggttgtttgtctatatgtgccctgtgtttggctggcgaccagtccaggtgtaccccgcccctcacctaaagacaactgggataggctccagtaccccccgcaaccctcatgaggataagcggtaaatattaatgaatgaatgaatgaatgttacaatgAAATACATTACATAATTCAAAAAACAGTTCTGCGTGTCCgaagggagtaggaagaagcttatttaatcctacccccccAATCCATTTCACATCTGTTGCagtacattaattaattttttagaCACAGAAAAGTgatcaaataatgtaaatgtaaataataagattttttcacAATCATATTGATATtgtcatataaaaatatgtactcACAGATAAGCAGGCAGAGAACaggtgggggggaggggccaTCGCAGCACTGCTTTTACCTCCTGGTGTTGCTGCTGAATGATGTCTGAGGGCTTTTAAAGTTGATGTTCTCGTATACACCCGATGAATCGTCATTGGTCATGCtagaacaacaataataataataataatgatgatgatgatgataataatatgccctgtgattggctggcgaccagtccagggtgtaccccgcctcacgcccaaagacaccGGGGATAGgctaggataagcggtagaaaatgaatgaatgatgataataataatgttagtaGTATATCACCAGTATGaggaatgatgacatcataccaATAAATGGGATAAAATAGCGCAGacaaccaataaaaaaaaggcaagaTGAGGCAATGAGGCAAGATTAcccgtactgtactgtactgtactgtttaAAAAACTCCTTTTCTGTGACCTCATGAGCGTGATATCCACTTAGTATATTAAGCGATGTTGTCCCATTATGACTAAATACCGGCTTCAAGATTACAGACAACACACCTCCAATGGTGAAAAACACTATAACACAGGACATTAATACGgttcaatatacagtatatgcagttTCAAGATAAAAGACTTCGACTTACACAGATGAAGAACGTGAGGATGCCATGTTGAGCATGGACCTGGAGTTAGCCATCGGAGGATATTTGATGTTGGAgtactctctctctttcacttTATTCCTCTGCAATGcaacatcatcattatcatcatcattatgcaGCTTCAGTTCAGTTCAGCCAGCTATGGAATAAAAGCTTGGGGACTTATCTTGGATTAGATAAGAACATTGTGGGCACTCACTGGGGCAGTTATCACAAGCTGCTTTTTTTCTAGATATTTGAAATCTTTTGGGCTTTGTGTACTCAgtgatctcagtgtatagattggtcatatatctcatctcgtttcatattatctacatactgtattgtatataactctgggaaaaactgttcattttgttaatactgggttgtttatatttctatattgtgtatttttgtactgcttaaccgactctgtactcttgctgctgtgcaatacaaatttccccactgagggacgaataaaggcatatcttaatcttaatcttaatcttacctGCTCTTCCTCCAGTCTCTTCTGGGCTGTGTCTATGTACTGCTGCACTGCCATGTAGATGAATTTGTACTGGGCCTCAGTCTGCACCATACCGGACCTCTGCTGCCGTACCCTCTGAATGGTCTTTGGGATGTCGATGTCACAGTCTAGTCCTGGAGTACACAGAGACAGTTCAGAGAGAGATCACATAAGACTTCATTCAATCtcatgatgataaccatagaaccagaaatcgGACAGGGATGTGACACTGATTTGTGATGAAAATAGAAAGTAAAACATagaattcatgaaaaaaaaattgcaatctaaaatgcaaaaatctaaaaaagtgcaataaaaaaatgaagtctGCCCCTACCTTGGCGGTTAATGACATCGATGAGGATGTCAATGACGATAATGGTGCCTGTCCTCCCAATGCCTGCACTGTGGAACAACAAGAGGCATGGGTCAAACCATGTGCGAACCGTGTGTAGTGGTCTGCCGTGTGCGGCCACGCAACTGCCCAGTCTAAACGCTCTACACCGCTTGTACCTGCAGTGAACGACAATGGGTCCAGATTCCGGAACTGTGCCCTGGGTTCGGTTGATCTCCTCGAGAAACCAGAGGACGCCTCCTGGCTCGTTGGGAACACCGTGATCTGGCCAGCTTAGGTACTGGTAGTGCCAAATGTACCTCAGAGGTTCCCTCTGTGAAGAAATCAAAGGAAGGCCCAAAAAATAAGGGTTTTGTGCTAGATTAACCTTtaagggcaggggtgggcaaacttttttgactcgtgggccgcattgagttaacaaaattgtccggggggccagaatatatatatatatatataactcacacactaaacagtccatcttgaattatttgtctaattttatctgtaaaagtgtcatactattaTCTATATGTCCtaatgttagtttttttctggaccactttatggtaatggttttatttcatttgaacatgcatcagattacaattgaatgcatcacataattagttcacagttccacatgtccaaaaggagtaggaagaagcaaagcttattaaatcctacccctccatctggtacttttacaatcagtaactgttacatttgttcacttcctgctttccataatacagtttaaggtttttttgttttttttttaaataatgcacctcgtaccaaagtacgaggtgatatgaccatacaataacataatgggtaccataataagtgtcaatatagtgatatatatagcacatcatgactggttcaagactctttaaacatcagaccacatgaAACCACGCAATTGAATTTtacagctttgttttttttcagtcatgttcagtcaagtcatgttgccagcatgtacgttAAAAGTTTAAATTCTTAGAAAGGAagtggcgggccggattcaaacacttggtgtgccgcatgtggcccccgggtcgtagtttgcccacccctgttttagggGGTAAATGGGCAGTATCAAAACAACTGGATAAGAAATATATGGTAcgtgaaaataataatactaacatgTTTTGTTGTCACTAGCACTTTAAATCAAGCCTTGTAAACGTCAGCAAGTGGTGTGTGGGGATTTTGTGAGTTTTGTGTAATGGGTTAGATAATCTGATCCCAGGTCAGTGTGTCAGCCCCGATTGAGGGCGGCTGCTTTGTTTTGTCCCCCGCTTACCCGATCCAGACGGGTCACCTCCAGCTTCCTCAGGATGTAGTCCTGCGCCGTGCGCTCCTCCAAGTTCTTCACCTGGACCCTCCCAAACTCCATGGTGGCGTGCAGCTTGGGCCAGTAACGCACACACTTGTTCTACATGGAGGtacaggaagaagaaagaggGAGGGTAGGTGGTTGTAGGAATTAGACGACCTAAAGAATTAGATCCACTCAAGCAGCTTAGGGAATCAGCTTAACTGTCATACTATCCTTGTTAGCTGCTgtctcccccccacacacacacacacatctaacaGACAGTGACGTCCAGCCATTACAATAAACCACACAGCtaaactataaaactataaaacacaATACACCGTATTTTCCATTAAatatgttggaaaaaaatagtTATTTCAAAGCCTTTACTGGgacttt
This window of the Doryrhamphus excisus isolate RoL2022-K1 chromosome 10, RoL_Dexc_1.0, whole genome shotgun sequence genome carries:
- the LOC131136810 gene encoding RING finger protein 223 gives rise to the protein MDQSPQVWHMQAATQDSGGELQKMSTVSQPECPICYNTYDNVFKTPKLLACTHTFCLECLSRLMAISPAEHDIMAAETGEAGTTPHVFCPFCRQSTTLPEGGPPSLPTNHDMLHKLPSHQQQEEPVWLEGEKLCYKSAGPASDSLSALCICIDIGATKAAGDAPVRSPQRHVGLLHQLADWKRMMLFVMLMVLLVVVVLWPLQCMFSTGNMRCAPMVRPNRTATTPTMLTFKAFTRPSAPTQ